From a single Leclercia sp. AS011 genomic region:
- a CDS encoding LysR family transcriptional regulator produces the protein MDMLASLEAFITVVEEGGFAPAGRKLALATSSVTRQIDGLEKVLGTQLLTRSTRSVTLTAAGHVYFEHAVRILNDLEYANQEVRDQTGEPRGVLRISLPVSFSRLHIAPLLAPFSRRYPLISLDLTFTDEVVDLVEKRLDLTVRLGKVDSPNLIARKLLSQRRCVCASPDYLKAQGSPDAPGDLKNHNCLIFSYSSGKTKWYFNGESQVAIDVKGTLKCNNSEILREAVLSGYGIALLPDWLIGKDIEEGKLIRLLPQWRAEVNDGEDDSAIYAIYHPTRRNTKKVKVFVDFLIAHLASEAESE, from the coding sequence ATGGATATGCTGGCGTCGCTGGAGGCCTTTATCACGGTGGTCGAAGAGGGCGGATTTGCACCGGCGGGCAGAAAGCTGGCCCTGGCGACCTCCTCTGTCACCCGACAAATTGACGGGCTGGAAAAAGTGCTGGGCACGCAACTCCTGACCCGCTCGACCCGAAGCGTGACGTTGACAGCGGCCGGGCACGTTTATTTTGAGCATGCGGTCAGGATCCTCAACGACCTGGAGTACGCCAATCAGGAAGTACGGGACCAGACGGGGGAACCCCGGGGGGTGTTAAGGATCAGCCTGCCGGTCTCGTTTTCCAGGCTGCATATCGCGCCGCTGCTGGCCCCCTTCTCTCGCCGCTATCCGTTAATCTCGCTCGATCTGACCTTTACCGATGAAGTCGTCGATCTGGTGGAAAAGCGGCTAGACTTGACTGTCCGACTGGGCAAAGTCGACTCCCCCAATCTGATCGCGCGCAAGTTGCTCTCCCAGCGTCGGTGCGTCTGCGCCAGCCCGGACTACCTGAAAGCACAGGGTTCACCTGATGCACCTGGGGATCTTAAAAATCATAACTGCCTGATCTTTTCCTACTCTTCCGGCAAAACGAAGTGGTATTTCAACGGGGAGAGCCAGGTCGCCATTGATGTGAAAGGCACGCTGAAGTGCAACAACTCGGAAATATTGCGTGAGGCGGTGTTAAGCGGCTATGGCATCGCGTTGCTGCCTGACTGGCTGATTGGCAAAGATATTGAGGAAGGGAAGCTGATCAGGTTACTGCCGCAATGGCGCGCGGAAGTGAACGACGGGGAGGATGATTCCGCGATTTATGCCATCTACCACCCCACCCGCCGGAACACCAAAAAAGTGAAGGTGTTTGTCGATTTTCTGATCGCGCATCTCGCATCAGAAGCGGAGAGTGAATAG
- a CDS encoding NADH:flavin oxidoreductase/NADH oxidase, with protein MSQPKLFTPLRIRNLELENRIVIAPMCQYSADEGCMTDWHTLHLGQLALSGAGLLTIEAAAVSPEGRITYADVGLYDDKTEEAMAGVLKTIRKWSDIPVGIQLAHAGRKASTYKPWDKHGQIPPEQGGGWQTLAPSAVPYSEGYTIPTALDSNGLAEIRSQFADAAKRAARLNIDLIQIHAAHGYLLHQFLSPLSNQRTDNYGGSLENRARFPLEIVDAVREAFPADKAISVRISATDWVEGGFNLEEAVEFSKMLEARGVDAIHVSSGGLHPDQKIEVYPGYQVPLARAVKAAVKIPVVAVGLITDPEHAESIVASGDADIIGIARGALYNPRWPWHAAAELGAQVHAPDQYLRCQPHQLKNLFKS; from the coding sequence ATGTCTCAACCGAAGCTGTTTACACCGTTACGTATCCGCAATCTTGAACTTGAAAACCGTATCGTGATCGCCCCTATGTGCCAGTATTCCGCCGATGAGGGCTGCATGACTGACTGGCACACCCTCCATCTGGGGCAACTGGCGCTGTCCGGCGCGGGCCTGCTCACCATTGAGGCGGCGGCCGTCTCCCCCGAAGGCCGCATTACCTACGCCGACGTCGGGCTTTATGATGACAAAACCGAGGAGGCGATGGCCGGGGTGCTGAAGACTATCCGTAAGTGGTCAGATATCCCTGTCGGCATCCAGCTGGCCCATGCGGGCCGGAAAGCCTCAACGTACAAGCCCTGGGATAAGCACGGGCAAATTCCACCCGAGCAGGGAGGCGGCTGGCAAACCTTAGCCCCGTCTGCGGTGCCTTACAGCGAGGGTTATACCATCCCCACCGCCCTCGACAGCAACGGGTTAGCCGAAATCCGCAGCCAGTTCGCGGACGCCGCCAAACGTGCCGCCAGACTGAACATTGACCTGATCCAGATCCACGCCGCGCATGGCTATCTGTTACATCAGTTCCTGTCCCCGCTCTCTAACCAGCGCACGGATAATTACGGCGGATCGCTGGAAAACCGCGCCCGCTTCCCGCTGGAGATCGTCGACGCGGTGCGTGAAGCCTTCCCTGCCGATAAAGCGATCAGCGTGCGTATCTCCGCGACGGACTGGGTCGAGGGCGGATTTAACCTTGAAGAGGCCGTGGAGTTCTCAAAAATGCTGGAAGCTCGTGGAGTGGATGCGATTCACGTCTCCAGCGGCGGTCTGCACCCGGATCAGAAGATTGAGGTCTACCCTGGCTATCAGGTACCGCTGGCGAGAGCTGTGAAAGCGGCCGTGAAAATTCCGGTGGTGGCGGTAGGCTTAATCACCGACCCTGAACATGCGGAGTCCATCGTTGCCAGCGGAGATGCGGATATCATCGGGATCGCGCGTGGCGCGCTCTACAATCCGCGTTGGCCGTGGCATGCCGCGGCGGAGCTGGGTGCCCAGGTGCATGCACCGGATCAGTATCTGCGCTGTCAGCCGCACCAGCTGAAGAATCTGTTTAAGTCCTGA
- a CDS encoding transposase, which produces MSRKRFTEEQIADFLRQVKEGVTDKELCEKYAFSMSTLRRWKGLHDSAIRNKLKKMETTAAVVYLGIIVVSVLLAIFSRQAGGLLFIFLMPGYCIYYIAQFRKTSGAFVSRDNAVVSRAGLGASNAFYWFSWLFVILFILFTAYMIWRQFIFL; this is translated from the coding sequence ATGAGCAGAAAGCGTTTTACTGAAGAACAGATCGCAGATTTTCTTCGACAGGTGAAAGAAGGCGTCACTGATAAAGAGTTGTGCGAAAAATATGCCTTCAGTATGAGTACGCTTCGACGCTGGAAAGGGCTACATGATAGCGCCATCAGAAATAAACTAAAAAAAATGGAAACGACTGCAGCGGTAGTCTATTTGGGCATAATAGTCGTTAGCGTGCTGCTCGCGATCTTTTCCCGTCAGGCCGGTGGTCTGCTCTTTATATTCCTCATGCCCGGTTATTGCATTTATTATATTGCTCAATTTCGTAAGACGTCCGGGGCTTTCGTTTCAAGGGATAATGCCGTTGTCTCGCGCGCGGGCCTGGGAGCAAGTAATGCGTTTTACTGGTTTAGCTGGCTATTTGTTATTTTGTTTATCCTCTTCACGGCATATATGATTTGGCGTCAATTCATATTCCTGTGA
- a CDS encoding carbohydrate porin, which yields MNMIKKLPLTMAVIAALCPISVLAQEFTQEQIDAIVAKAVDKALADRQAKMDAAVAKKADVVTEPQSAAQSPDMAIPFGIKFTGYARYGAHFQAADQKYVAVDGSYNGASAIGRLGNEGNGGEFQLSKAFRGENGAIWDVNVMIDHWGDEVNLKKAYAGVTNILESNPNAYLWAGRDFHQRPQQGINDYFWMNHDGQGAGVKNFDIGGVQFDVATVAAVESCSPQVMNDEANPSRITCTGGSGTGDKGNYAATSKIHGMKLGPVDLELYANYGFDSKAIDTEERTNAWQGGVVLSHTNDSGVNKVIARYSDNSDNSVFNKTEDLTTVYASFEGLHKFTPATQVEYILAFHDYDNSRDSTDNRKNYNAIVRPMHWWNDVHSTWLEAGWQHVDYDKGGDNKGWKLTLSQNISIAMGPEFRPMLRFYVTGGKVDNERTARVNNTQDETLDDFNVGAMWEAWF from the coding sequence ATGAATATGATTAAAAAACTTCCATTAACAATGGCGGTTATCGCCGCGCTTTGCCCGATTTCTGTTCTCGCCCAGGAGTTCACGCAGGAGCAAATCGACGCCATTGTGGCCAAAGCGGTGGATAAAGCCCTGGCGGATCGCCAGGCGAAAATGGACGCTGCGGTGGCGAAAAAAGCCGACGTGGTGACCGAGCCGCAAAGCGCCGCCCAGTCCCCGGACATGGCGATCCCGTTCGGGATTAAATTTACCGGCTATGCCCGCTACGGGGCGCACTTCCAGGCCGCCGATCAGAAATATGTCGCGGTGGACGGCTCCTACAACGGCGCCTCGGCGATTGGTCGTCTGGGTAACGAAGGCAACGGCGGCGAGTTCCAGCTCTCCAAGGCCTTCAGGGGCGAAAACGGCGCCATCTGGGACGTCAACGTGATGATCGACCACTGGGGCGACGAGGTTAACCTGAAAAAGGCCTACGCCGGGGTGACCAACATTCTGGAATCCAACCCGAACGCCTATCTGTGGGCCGGGCGTGACTTCCACCAGCGTCCGCAGCAGGGCATCAACGACTACTTCTGGATGAACCACGACGGCCAGGGGGCCGGGGTGAAGAACTTCGACATCGGCGGCGTGCAGTTTGACGTGGCCACCGTGGCGGCGGTGGAATCCTGCAGCCCGCAGGTGATGAATGACGAGGCCAACCCGTCGCGCATCACCTGTACCGGCGGCTCCGGCACCGGCGACAAGGGCAACTATGCCGCCACCTCCAAAATTCACGGCATGAAGCTCGGTCCCGTCGACCTGGAGCTGTACGCCAACTACGGCTTTGACTCGAAGGCCATCGACACCGAAGAGCGCACCAACGCCTGGCAGGGTGGCGTGGTCCTGAGCCACACCAACGACAGCGGCGTGAACAAGGTGATTGCCCGCTACTCGGATAACTCGGACAACAGCGTGTTCAACAAAACCGAGGACCTGACCACGGTGTACGCCAGCTTCGAAGGGCTGCACAAGTTCACCCCGGCGACCCAGGTGGAGTACATTCTGGCCTTCCACGACTACGACAACAGCCGGGACAGCACCGACAACCGCAAGAACTACAACGCCATCGTGCGTCCGATGCACTGGTGGAACGACGTGCACTCCACCTGGCTGGAAGCGGGCTGGCAGCATGTGGATTACGACAAGGGCGGGGATAACAAGGGCTGGAAGCTGACCCTGTCGCAGAACATCTCCATCGCCATGGGGCCGGAGTTCCGTCCGATGCTGCGCTTCTACGTCACCGGCGGCAAGGTGGATAACGAACGCACCGCGCGCGTGAACAACACCCAGGACGAGACGCTCGACGACTTCAACGTCGGCGCGATGTGGGAGGCCTGGTTCTGA
- a CDS encoding MFS transporter, giving the protein MQSRHDEYHKLSRGERIGYGMGDFAQNLVFGTIGGFLALHMLTVNTIGTATAGFIFLFVRIINVFWDPMVGTYVDKRSSSAGKYRPWILRAGVPLVILSALLFAPIPGVKGSVPFAFIVYLALDLVYSVVNIPYGSLNASLTRDPESIDKLTSTRMMLANSANLLVYTLFPMFVQMASPKDRSLKDTGFFGLELNMGNYTDPSANYAWFGVYAIYMIIGAVALFICYKFTKERVVASAEQTANVKTTDLFLELKNNRPLVILGLFFMLAFTFMFFMNTVNGFFNQFVVGHSEWMGAVGLVASIPGILFPIFWPKLKKIFGKKGFFHVFLGMFIVGELLTYVWSREGMHDALWLAYIATFIKQWGLTSATGFMWALVPEVIAYGELKSGKRNAAIINAIMGLFFKIGFTIGGAIPLWLLAAYGFSETGAQQSASAIDGIIITAVWIPIVLAVISMIVIHIYPISDKHVTDINRQLDEIRV; this is encoded by the coding sequence ATGCAAAGCCGGCATGATGAATATCATAAATTATCGCGTGGCGAGCGTATTGGCTACGGGATGGGGGACTTTGCACAAAACCTGGTGTTTGGCACTATTGGTGGTTTTCTGGCGCTTCACATGTTGACGGTAAATACCATCGGCACTGCGACGGCAGGATTTATATTTCTTTTTGTACGCATCATCAATGTGTTTTGGGATCCGATGGTGGGCACCTATGTTGATAAAAGAAGTTCATCGGCTGGCAAATATCGTCCCTGGATTTTAAGAGCGGGCGTTCCACTCGTTATTCTTTCCGCTTTACTTTTTGCGCCTATTCCCGGCGTAAAAGGTTCCGTTCCCTTTGCTTTTATCGTTTATCTGGCCCTGGATCTGGTTTATTCCGTGGTGAACATTCCTTATGGTTCATTGAATGCTTCCCTGACGCGCGATCCTGAATCTATTGATAAACTGACCAGTACGCGCATGATGCTGGCGAACAGTGCCAATCTTCTGGTTTATACCCTCTTCCCCATGTTTGTCCAGATGGCCTCGCCGAAAGATCGCAGCCTTAAGGATACGGGTTTCTTTGGGCTTGAACTTAATATGGGGAACTATACCGATCCCTCGGCGAATTACGCCTGGTTTGGCGTTTACGCGATCTATATGATAATTGGCGCGGTGGCATTGTTCATTTGTTATAAATTCACCAAAGAACGCGTTGTTGCCTCTGCTGAACAAACGGCCAACGTCAAAACGACAGATTTATTCCTTGAACTCAAAAATAACCGCCCACTGGTTATTCTCGGGCTCTTTTTCATGCTGGCCTTTACCTTCATGTTCTTCATGAATACGGTAAATGGCTTTTTCAATCAGTTTGTGGTCGGCCATTCCGAATGGATGGGTGCAGTTGGCCTTGTCGCGTCCATTCCGGGCATCCTGTTCCCCATTTTTTGGCCGAAACTCAAGAAAATTTTTGGTAAAAAAGGCTTCTTCCACGTTTTCCTCGGCATGTTTATTGTCGGGGAGTTACTGACTTACGTCTGGTCACGCGAGGGTATGCATGATGCGCTCTGGCTGGCTTACATCGCCACCTTCATTAAACAGTGGGGCTTAACCTCGGCGACCGGGTTCATGTGGGCGCTGGTCCCTGAAGTGATTGCTTATGGTGAATTAAAATCCGGCAAGCGCAATGCCGCTATTATCAATGCCATTATGGGGCTCTTTTTCAAGATTGGTTTTACTATCGGCGGAGCGATTCCACTGTGGTTACTGGCGGCCTATGGCTTTAGCGAAACAGGGGCACAACAAAGTGCCAGTGCTATAGACGGAATTATTATTACCGCAGTTTGGATCCCCATCGTATTAGCGGTGATCTCAATGATCGTTATTCATATTTATCCCATCTCAGATAAACACGTCACCGATATCAACCGTCAGCTGGATGAGATACGCGTGTAA
- a CDS encoding glycoside hydrolase family 43 protein, giving the protein MSLIQNPVLPGFNPDPSIIRVGDTYYIANSTFEWFPGVRLHESKDLQHWNLLPSPLSTTTLLDMRGNPSSGGIWAPALSYADGKFWLVYTDVKITEGAFKDMTNYLTTATDIRGPWTDPIKLNGVGFDASLFHDEDGRKYLVQQTWDHREYHHPFDGITLTELDTRTLKLKPETARTIYRGTAVALVEGPHLYKLNGYYYLFAAQGGTVFTHQEVVARSRTLEANSFETEPGDVFLTNVDTPDSYIQKQGHGALVSTPGGEWYYASLCARPWNRPGESVYDPRGWSTLGRETSIQKVYWDDEGWPRIAGGHGGKTFVEGPADAIYTESAKDHSQHDDFTAAELDINWNTLRVPFTEKMGTTGDGRLTLTGQGSLANTHDLSLIARRWQAFYFDAQVKVKFNPFSYQQMAGLTNYYNDRHWSFVFITWNEINGPVIEVGENNRGKYTSYLKDNAIKIPEGTEYVWFRTKVRKESYTYEYSFDGVSLTEIPVKLDAAVLSDDYVLQSYGGFFTGAFVGLAAVDYSGYDASAEFYDFVYQELGDRLTGNDAYSWNASESRFG; this is encoded by the coding sequence ATGTCACTTATTCAGAACCCTGTCCTGCCTGGTTTTAACCCGGACCCCAGTATTATTCGTGTCGGAGACACCTACTATATCGCAAACTCAACCTTTGAGTGGTTTCCTGGCGTTCGTCTGCATGAGTCAAAAGATCTGCAACACTGGAATCTGCTGCCCAGTCCGTTGTCTACCACCACCCTGTTAGATATGCGCGGCAATCCTTCATCAGGCGGGATTTGGGCTCCGGCGCTCTCTTACGCCGACGGTAAATTCTGGCTGGTTTATACCGATGTGAAAATCACGGAGGGCGCTTTCAAGGACATGACAAATTATCTGACCACCGCCACCGATATTCGTGGTCCCTGGACAGATCCCATCAAACTTAACGGCGTCGGTTTCGATGCATCACTCTTTCATGATGAAGACGGGCGTAAATACCTGGTTCAACAGACCTGGGATCATCGGGAGTATCATCATCCCTTTGATGGCATCACCTTGACGGAGCTGGATACCCGGACACTCAAATTAAAACCAGAAACCGCACGGACGATTTATCGCGGCACTGCCGTGGCACTGGTTGAGGGGCCACATCTCTATAAACTGAACGGCTATTACTATCTCTTTGCCGCTCAGGGGGGGACCGTGTTTACCCATCAGGAGGTGGTTGCGCGTTCCAGAACCTTAGAGGCCAACAGCTTTGAAACAGAGCCAGGCGACGTATTCTTAACCAACGTCGATACGCCGGACAGCTATATCCAGAAGCAGGGGCATGGAGCACTGGTCTCTACCCCCGGCGGGGAGTGGTATTACGCCTCGCTTTGCGCCCGTCCGTGGAATCGTCCGGGTGAGTCGGTTTATGATCCCCGCGGCTGGTCAACGCTGGGCCGGGAAACATCCATTCAGAAAGTGTACTGGGATGACGAGGGCTGGCCACGTATTGCAGGAGGTCATGGTGGCAAGACCTTTGTTGAAGGACCAGCCGATGCCATTTATACAGAAAGCGCTAAAGATCATAGCCAGCACGATGATTTCACCGCTGCGGAACTCGATATTAACTGGAATACCCTTCGCGTTCCGTTCACTGAAAAAATGGGAACCACGGGCGATGGAAGGTTAACGCTAACGGGACAAGGTTCTTTAGCCAATACCCATGATCTTTCGCTGATTGCGCGACGCTGGCAGGCCTTTTATTTTGATGCTCAGGTTAAGGTCAAATTCAATCCATTCAGTTATCAACAGATGGCTGGCTTGACGAATTATTATAATGACCGCCACTGGAGTTTCGTTTTCATTACCTGGAATGAAATTAACGGCCCGGTAATTGAAGTGGGGGAAAATAACCGTGGCAAATATACGTCTTATTTGAAAGATAACGCCATTAAGATCCCGGAAGGAACAGAGTACGTCTGGTTCCGCACCAAAGTTCGCAAGGAAAGTTATACCTATGAGTACAGCTTTGACGGCGTCAGCTTGACTGAGATCCCGGTCAAATTAGATGCTGCGGTTCTTTCCGATGATTATGTCCTGCAAAGCTACGGTGGGTTCTTTACCGGTGCCTTCGTTGGCCTCGCGGCTGTCGACTACTCCGGTTACGACGCCAGCGCAGAGTTTTATGATTTCGTTTATCAGGAGCTGGGGGACAGGTTGACTGGAAATGACGCGTACAGCTGGAACGCAAGCGAATCACGGTTTGGTTAA
- a CDS encoding ABC transporter substrate-binding protein, with amino-acid sequence MKPSSRATFTLSLLTAGILCASATAFAASVPAGTELAEKQELVRNNGNEPASLDPHKVESDVEFNIISDLFDGLVSVSPDGQIQPRLAEKWENKDNTVWTFHLRPGITWSDGTAITAQDVVWSWQRLVDTKTASPYASYPGSMHLLNATDIAEGKKSPDTLGVKALNDSTLEVTLNQPNAAFLAMLAHPSLVPVDKVLIGRYGDKWTKPEHFVSSGAYTLSQWVVNERIIAERNPRYWDNAHTVINKVTYLPIASEAADVNRYKADEIDIVYTVPINQFAQLKKTLGSELDVSPQLATYYYEFNTTRKPFNDPRVRQALNLALDKDIIAGKVLGQGQRPAWVISQPDIGGVKLHNPDYASWPLEKRIAEAKKLLNEAGYNDSHPLSFNLLYNTSESHQRIAIAASSMWKKNLGVEAKLQNQEWKTMLDTMHTHNFDAVRYAWIADYDDAATFLNNFRTGDSQNTSQYSNPAYDEALDNAAKAKTTAERGTFYQQAEDLLARDVPAIPVYHYVRTHLVKPWVGGFTPDKLGYYFTKDMYIKKH; translated from the coding sequence ATGAAACCATCATCACGCGCTACATTTACCCTCTCTTTGCTGACGGCAGGGATCCTTTGCGCAAGCGCAACGGCCTTTGCTGCCAGCGTGCCGGCAGGAACTGAGCTGGCAGAGAAGCAGGAACTGGTCAGGAATAATGGCAATGAACCGGCATCGCTCGATCCCCATAAAGTTGAAAGCGACGTCGAATTCAATATTATCAGCGATTTGTTCGACGGGCTGGTCAGCGTCTCGCCGGACGGGCAGATCCAGCCGCGGCTGGCGGAAAAATGGGAGAACAAAGACAACACCGTCTGGACGTTCCATCTCCGCCCGGGCATCACCTGGAGCGACGGCACCGCCATCACCGCTCAGGATGTGGTCTGGAGCTGGCAAAGGCTGGTGGATACCAAAACTGCTTCGCCGTACGCCAGCTACCCCGGCAGCATGCATCTGCTGAACGCCACCGATATCGCCGAGGGCAAGAAATCTCCTGACACCCTGGGAGTTAAAGCCCTGAACGACAGCACCCTTGAAGTGACGCTGAACCAGCCTAACGCCGCCTTCCTTGCCATGCTGGCGCACCCGTCGCTGGTGCCGGTCGATAAAGTGCTGATTGGCCGCTATGGCGATAAGTGGACCAAGCCGGAGCACTTTGTCAGCAGCGGGGCCTATACCCTCAGCCAGTGGGTGGTCAACGAGCGGATCATCGCCGAGCGTAACCCGCGCTACTGGGACAACGCCCATACGGTGATCAACAAGGTGACATACCTGCCGATCGCCTCCGAAGCCGCCGACGTCAACCGTTACAAGGCGGACGAAATTGATATTGTCTACACCGTGCCGATCAACCAGTTTGCCCAGCTGAAAAAAACGCTGGGCAGCGAGCTGGATGTCTCCCCGCAGCTGGCGACCTATTACTACGAATTCAACACCACCCGCAAGCCGTTTAACGACCCGCGCGTGCGTCAGGCGCTGAACCTGGCGCTGGATAAAGACATTATCGCCGGGAAGGTGTTAGGGCAGGGGCAGCGTCCGGCGTGGGTCATCAGCCAGCCGGATATCGGCGGGGTCAAACTGCACAATCCGGACTACGCCAGCTGGCCGCTGGAAAAACGCATTGCCGAAGCGAAAAAATTGCTGAACGAGGCGGGCTATAACGACAGCCATCCGCTGAGCTTTAATCTGCTGTATAACACCTCGGAGTCGCACCAGCGGATTGCCATCGCTGCCAGCTCGATGTGGAAGAAAAACCTCGGCGTGGAGGCGAAGCTGCAAAACCAGGAGTGGAAAACGATGCTGGACACCATGCACACCCACAACTTTGATGCGGTGCGCTACGCCTGGATCGCCGATTACGACGATGCGGCCACCTTCCTGAATAACTTCCGTACTGGCGACAGTCAGAACACCAGCCAGTACAGCAATCCGGCCTATGATGAGGCGCTGGACAACGCCGCAAAAGCGAAGACCACCGCCGAGCGCGGCACCTTCTATCAGCAGGCTGAAGATCTGCTGGCCCGGGACGTACCGGCAATCCCGGTCTATCACTACGTTCGTACCCACCTGGTCAAACCCTGGGTAGGGGGCTTTACGCCGGATAAGCTGGGGTACTATTTCACCAAAGACATGTACATCAAAAAGCACTGA
- the yccA gene encoding FtsH protease modulator YccA: MDRIISSSRDRTSLLSTHKVLRNTYFMLSLTLAFSALTATASTVLMLPSPGLILTLVGMYGLMFLTYKTADKPVGILSAFAFTGFLGYILGPMLNTYLSAGMGDLIGLALGGTAAVFFCCSAYVLTTRKDMSFLGGMLMAGIVVVLIGMVANIFLQLPALHLAISAVFILISSGAILMETSNIIHGGETNYIRATVSLYVSLYNIFVSLLSILGFASRD, encoded by the coding sequence ATGGATCGTATTATTAGTTCTTCACGCGACCGCACATCGCTGCTCAGCACCCACAAGGTGCTGCGTAATACCTACTTTATGCTCAGCCTGACGCTGGCCTTCTCCGCGCTGACGGCAACCGCCAGCACCGTGCTGATGCTGCCGTCTCCGGGGCTGATCCTGACCCTGGTCGGCATGTACGGTCTGATGTTCCTGACCTACAAAACCGCCGACAAGCCGGTTGGTATTCTGTCTGCGTTCGCCTTTACCGGTTTCCTGGGCTACATCCTGGGGCCAATGCTTAACACCTATCTGTCGGCCGGTATGGGCGATCTGATTGGCCTGGCGCTGGGCGGTACGGCTGCGGTGTTCTTCTGCTGTTCTGCCTATGTCCTGACCACCCGCAAAGACATGTCTTTCCTCGGCGGTATGCTGATGGCGGGCATCGTGGTGGTGCTGATCGGTATGGTGGCGAACATCTTCCTGCAGCTGCCGGCTCTGCACCTGGCCATCAGCGCCGTGTTCATCCTGATCTCCTCCGGGGCGATCCTGATGGAAACCAGCAACATCATTCATGGCGGCGAGACCAACTACATCCGCGCTACCGTGAGCCTGTATGTGTCGCTGTATAACATCTTTGTCAGCCTGCTGAGCATCCTCGGCTTCGCCAGCCGCGATTAA
- the tusE gene encoding sulfurtransferase TusE, producing MLNFEGKEIETDSEGYLKETSQWSEGLAAVIAEKESIALTPEHWEVVRFVRDFYLEFNTSPAIRMLVKAMANKYGEEKGNSRYLYRLFPKGPAKQATKIAGLPKPVKCI from the coding sequence ATGCTGAACTTTGAAGGTAAAGAGATTGAGACCGATAGCGAAGGCTATCTGAAAGAGACCAGCCAGTGGAGCGAAGGGCTGGCGGCTGTCATTGCCGAAAAAGAGTCTATCGCCCTGACGCCGGAGCACTGGGAAGTGGTGCGGTTCGTGCGTGATTTCTATCTGGAATTTAATACCTCTCCCGCCATTCGCATGCTGGTGAAAGCGATGGCCAATAAGTATGGCGAGGAGAAAGGCAACAGCCGCTATCTGTATCGTCTGTTCCCGAAAGGCCCGGCAAAACAGGCGACCAAGATCGCCGGCCTGCCTAAGCCCGTGAAGTGCATTTAA
- the yccX gene encoding acylphosphatase: MAKVCTIAWVHGTVQGVGFRYSTQREATDLGLTGYARNMDDGSVEVVACGEAEQVDKLLAWLKAGGPRIARVEKVLSEPHQPEREYVNFGIRY, from the coding sequence ATGGCAAAAGTCTGCACTATCGCGTGGGTTCACGGCACGGTTCAGGGGGTTGGCTTTCGTTACAGCACGCAGCGTGAAGCCACAGATCTGGGGTTGACCGGGTACGCGCGCAATATGGATGACGGCAGCGTCGAGGTGGTAGCCTGCGGTGAAGCGGAGCAGGTCGACAAACTGCTCGCCTGGCTTAAGGCGGGCGGGCCGCGCATCGCCCGGGTTGAAAAGGTCCTGTCAGAACCACATCAACCCGAGCGGGAATACGTTAATTTCGGTATTCGCTATTAA
- a CDS encoding helix-turn-helix transcriptional regulator: MHRLHQVKLFYPAICHITHGSKVIIHEDSRLVATPDELIIIPANTPMEIINQPAQGIFHSDLLLLSPDIIAEFKTRYLQAWPRSKTDSLCAPLSEGLGFMWGNLLHAVRHDFPDELQKHQAFGLLLALLHDGVAGPLLIERNINLTEQVRQFIMMSPGRAWTAQDVASRLAVSVPTLRRRLREESHSFRQIVEEVRMAVALSQLQSTRLPVGEIAMQCGYLSSSRFTARFRQHYGCLPKTLR, from the coding sequence ATGCATCGCCTGCACCAGGTTAAGCTTTTCTATCCTGCCATCTGTCATATTACGCACGGCAGTAAGGTGATTATTCATGAGGATAGCCGCCTGGTCGCCACGCCCGATGAGTTAATCATCATCCCGGCCAATACGCCGATGGAAATCATTAATCAGCCTGCGCAGGGTATTTTTCATTCTGATTTGCTGCTGTTGTCACCGGACATTATTGCGGAGTTTAAAACCCGTTACCTGCAGGCGTGGCCGCGGAGCAAAACCGACTCGCTCTGCGCACCGCTCAGCGAAGGACTGGGCTTTATGTGGGGCAATCTGCTGCATGCGGTGCGGCATGATTTTCCCGACGAATTGCAAAAGCATCAGGCCTTCGGGCTGCTGCTGGCGCTGCTGCACGACGGGGTGGCGGGGCCGCTGCTTATCGAGCGCAATATCAATCTCACGGAACAGGTGCGACAGTTCATCATGATGTCACCCGGCCGGGCATGGACCGCGCAGGATGTTGCCAGTCGTCTGGCCGTCAGCGTGCCGACCCTGCGTCGGCGCTTGCGCGAAGAGTCGCACAGCTTTCGCCAGATTGTGGAGGAGGTGCGTATGGCGGTGGCGCTCTCTCAGCTTCAGTCGACCCGGCTGCCGGTCGGTGAGATCGCTATGCAGTGCGGGTATCTTTCCAGCTCGCGTTTTACGGCCCGTTTTCGCCAGCATTACGGCTGTTTACCCAAAACGTTACGCTAA